The Bacillota bacterium DNA window CCGGCGCCCGCGCGGCGCCGGAGAGACCTGGGCGGCGGCCGCCGGCGGCCTCCTGGCGGCCGCCATGGCGGCGCTGGTGGACGCCGCCCTGCGCCGCACGGGGGCGGCGACGCTGGCCTACGACGTGCCCATGGAACGGCTGGCGGCGCTGCACGGCGCCTGGGCCTCGGCGCTCTACTCGCTGGTCCTCCTGGCCGCCATCTACACCACGGCCGTGGCCGTGGCGCTGCCGCTGGCCGGCCGGGCGGCCGGCCTCGCGGGCGGCCGGGCCGGTGCCGCGGCGGGGACGGCGGCCGTGGTGGCGGCGGCCTGGCTGGTGGCCCAGGTGGGCTTCGTGGCGCTGGTCCGCGTCGCCTACCCGCTGATGGGGCTGCTGGCGCTGGCGCTCCTGGCCGCCCTCCTGGCCGGCGGCGGGCGGCGGTGCTGAGAGGGGCGGGCGGCGGTGCCGAGGGGGACGGGCGGGGCGGCGGGAAGGGGCTACCCGGCCGCCGGCGGCAGCTCCACCGGCACGGGCCCGAGCAGCGTCACCCCCTCCGGCTCCAGGCGGCAGCGCCAGGCGTAGAGCTCGACGCCGGCCGCCGCCGCCCGCCGCGCCGCCTCGGCGAAGGCGGGGTCCAGGCCGGCGAAGGGCCGCAGGAGGCGGGCGTCGTCGCGCTGGATGAACCAGACCAGCGCCGCGCGGCTGCCGCCGCGGACCGCCTCGGCCAGCTCCTCCAGGTGCCGCCGGCCGCGGGCCGTGGGCGCGTCGGGGAAGAGGGCCACCCCCTCGTCCACGCGGTTGCAGGACTTGGTCTCCACCACTCCCCGGGCGCCCCCCGGCCCCTCCACGAGGAAGTCCGCCCGCCCGGCGCCCAGCGGCGGCTCGGCGCGCACCACGCGCCAGCCGGCGAAGGGCTCGAGCCGCCCCCCCGCCAGGGCGGCGGCGAAGAGGCGGTTGGGCAGGCCGGCGTCGACGCCCACCCAGCGCTCTCCGTGGCGGACCAGCACCAGGCGGCCCGCCGTCCGGCCGCCGGCCGCCCCGGCCGGTCGGAGCCAGGCCAGCGCCTCGGCGCCCGGCCGGAGCAGCTCGCTCATGCGCCCGGAGTTGGGCAGGTGGAGGAGGAGCGGCTCCCCGCGGTACTCCGCCTCCACGGCGAAGCGGTTCCGCCGCCCGCCGAGGCGTACCGGGACGAGCGGGGCGGGCAGGAGCGGGAGCGGCTCGGACGAACTGCCTCCCGCGGGGGAGGCGAGGCCGGTGTGGACGCGCATGCTGGGGCTGCTGCTCTGGGCGGTGATGGCTCCCTTCCTGGCCATCGCGCTCGCCTCCCTGGCCATGATGCTCCTGCCGGCGCCCGGCCCCCTCTGGGGCGGCGCGGTCACCCTGCTCAGCGTGGCCGCCCTGGCCTCGGTCCCGCTGCTCATCCGGCGCGAGGCGCGCGAGGCGGGCGACCGCTTCTCGACCGTGGCCGGCGCCGCCGTCGCCGGCTGGTCGGCGCTCGCCGCCATCCTCGTCGATTGGGTCGTCCCCGTCCACATCCTCTGAGGCCGGCCGGGGCGCTAGCATAGGGCCATGATCCTGGGGACCGGCGTCGACATCGTGGAGATCGAGCGGGTGCGAAGGGCGTTGGAGCGGCGCGGCGAACGGCTGCTCCAGCGGGTCTGGACCGCCTCCGAGCAGGCGTTCGGGCGCGGCACGCCCGGCTGGCTGGAGAGCCTGGCCGGCCGCTTCGCCGCCAAGGAAGCGGTCCTCAAGGCGCTGGGCTCCGGCCTGCGCGAGGCCTCCTGGCGCGAGGTGGAGGTGGTGCGCGAGCCCTGGTCGGCGCCCCGCGTCCGCCTCTCGGGGCGCGCGGCGGCGCGGGCGGAGCGGCTGGGGGTGGCCCGCTGGCACCTGAGCATCAGCCACAGCCGCGGCTACGCCGTGGCGGTGGCCATCGCCGAGGCGGCCGGGCCGGAGCCGGAGGCGGAGCCGCGGCCGGAGACGGGGGGAGCCGTGTGAGCGGAGCGGGAGGCGCCGGGGAGATCGAGCTGCTCACCGCGGAGGAGAT harbors:
- the sfsA gene encoding DNA/RNA nuclease SfsA — encoded protein: MRVHTGLASPAGGSSSEPLPLLPAPLVPVRLGGRRNRFAVEAEYRGEPLLLHLPNSGRMSELLRPGAEALAWLRPAGAAGGRTAGRLVLVRHGERWVGVDAGLPNRLFAAALAGGRLEPFAGWRVVRAEPPLGAGRADFLVEGPGGARGVVETKSCNRVDEGVALFPDAPTARGRRHLEELAEAVRGGSRAALVWFIQRDDARLLRPFAGLDPAFAEAARRAAAAGVELYAWRCRLEPEGVTLLGPVPVELPPAAG
- a CDS encoding holo-ACP synthase — translated: MILGTGVDIVEIERVRRALERRGERLLQRVWTASEQAFGRGTPGWLESLAGRFAAKEAVLKALGSGLREASWREVEVVREPWSAPRVRLSGRAAARAERLGVARWHLSISHSRGYAVAVAIAEAAGPEPEAEPRPETGGAV